The nucleotide sequence GGTCCCCGGGATATCTCCGTTGCCCTGGGTGTTGTATTTATTCTTAACTCAGTAGCTCTGTTTGTGTTCCCAACCATTGGGCACTGGCTGTCAATGACACAGGAGCAGTTTGGTCTGTGGTCAGCGATTGCTATTCATGATACCAGCTCAGTAGTGGGTGCCAGCGCCAGCTACGGCGCAGAGGCTCTGGCTATTGCCACCACGGTTAAGCTGGGGCGGGCGCTGTGGATTATTCCATTGTCTTTGCTGATGGCTGTTATTTCAGGTGGTAGCGTCCGGAAAATCACTATTCCCTGGTTTATTGGGTTGTTTATTCTCGCCATGCTGGTCAACAGCTTTGTTCCGGGGGTAGAAATGTTTAATACCGAAATTGTGGCGTGGTCAAAAAGAGGACTGGTATTAACCCTCTTTCTGATAGGTTCGACAATGACACGGGGGCTGTTAAAAAGTGTGGGCATTATGCCGATGGTCTATGGCATTTTC is from Endozoicomonas gorgoniicola and encodes:
- a CDS encoding YeiH family protein is translated as MGNLPECFPKLRESSDWLATGLFFLLSLICLLTGISSAVALLLGIILAVSLGNPCIKLAQKVIGLLLKFSVVGLGFGMSVQQAIDASQNGFLLTVSSIIFTLILGALTASKMGLTRHSGQLISSGTAICGGSAIAAVAPVIKAGPRDISVALGVVFILNSVALFVFPTIGHWLSMTQEQFGLWSAIAIHDTSSVVGASASYGAEALAIATTVKLGRALWIIPLSLLMAVISGGSVRKITIPWFIGLFILAMLVNSFVPGVEMFNTEIVAWSKRGLVLTLFLIGSTMTRGLLKSVGIMPMVYGIFLWVAIASSSLAFIMYG